A stretch of Brassica napus cultivar Da-Ae chromosome C6, Da-Ae, whole genome shotgun sequence DNA encodes these proteins:
- the LOC106421651 gene encoding uncharacterized protein LOC106421651 isoform X5, translated as MDFHGMNRKNLQILCKKHGIPANLKNIEMANRLASLIFQKEDEETVTETKEEEANLVASRKAKKVRFSHETDNQIFEFTRSVKKSVRTRRSRGQDGDAKAPPQPGGGIELRRSKRSVSKGIGSNGDDVSNSISGIGSSGSVQEELEDKGIQDGRRSTRLAGKIEKSCVEGGTSKSVALLPAAKRSKRIGSGGSSTQEEGKDIDLNAPERFEDRDVQGGKRSRRLAAKTEKSFEEGGTSKLVALVPDAKRSKRIGSGGSTQEEGKDTDLNAPERFEDRDVQGGKRSRRLAAKTEKSFEEGGTSKLVALVPDAKRSKRIGSGGSTQEEGKDTDLNAPERFEDRDVQGGRRSRRLAAKTEKSSEEGGMSKSVTLLPAAKRSKELVDVVNKEDEREIGEPNRKGGGSKVEMVRRRSMRFVNEQTSAQDQRRSVRLKASVENTSMGQAKNDSVKASRVVKGNLVDKKTDENLVKSKRVTRNMKRGRSGEPEVDIGAASNQSNLTPKKTLNEFVHFEQEEACGADVKAGGSSKNQECIKDKPQGIIITEDSPSFSQAKAAEPVRMLEKVLDPTLDKSDDSSQRSNIREINCERMEEECEEKLERETVSMPLMEEEKEEVSPRSLSSPKDKLHVPTGHIIVKDSASTVIAEESTKTKDETLIYSPESELKETSSIAKLANVEGSLENSTERWKEIHSGKDDEKGSLENVQAENLHGNVSECNTESSSAEEEMEISKIGGLSVAHCVNLIPEKLLGEYSQLEPEEAERPNVEARSSSQKVKKIVAQEFVKDKPQEVADDSPSTSETKATEPTVISENVLDSTRTVSGETSAVRNSHELNSEVLEEGREEKHELAMTKKDQVETSSLSEFLTERSEVKTCLDNRITSCSLSVEATLSPASVQLAMSNPEADLGVPTGNDIVSTVITKEETLILTPTSELKEDNAGAKISKVEAILGNSAECCKEDEKGSLEKDVQAENLHVNFSECITEKSSSEEVEISKDGCKSANLTPEKLLDTYTQLVPEEAGGPNVEIRSSSKRMKTVSSECLKENPQGMAEESPSTFVTKTAETLMMSENVSVDISPVGNTQELYPELTDEEREEKQELDIVLVAETEKEKKKASSSSELFVETTPPPPSLVQIAVSNPESELSVPTRHILVKDIVSVVIAEEDIKTEEVPKSVQSFVAKFAETDAVLENSAECSNKSLSIKYDGKGSLEKEKQSAKRHGNFSEYNAENSNAEEEADICKVGRISAGHGVYREKLDEVEDESLMKSVQTISSERGCEPNPLVLSGSLSTEFASHSHKEENVSECLEEEEMKALSQPTPINKAASNELDSSSLFTTPERNLMLMEQLSESGKICEAHIVTQHNDEAVESVVFTTPEKVLLLGDSGLDEVGKEEEHTTTDFPDESDILNTSQNEAFNEGERIEVELHDEPNITASPLRQSSVGDFKEDRNERNEENRTVELHCESGTCTGQDKHDGAENSGGNKDMELYEESVVFTGLEERHELFGDSREDELNMDAQFYDEAGLSTEMHKDLPLADPELGKAGWLEINNDDKSGSLEGRLLNGDSEQKKTKKAPAEFHDESAVPSIPERHPFPEESEQEEAAKSEENNALESQADCDNFTAANVNAKSHDMSDVLTASESHSIMGAFEPDGKENKDVELLGESNISTNEESGQDGKIKYNTAATCEESSFFISPERRHHLGNTEPHTAGKQERKEVEFKDESTFFTRLETRLLLGESTQDRLDNGKSGSAKYQSHHASSPKVILKDDSVARECQVAAPDFRENTIVDSSGSIASKVSYSHEFSAGEVSAGAEFMPKASQAKNVAGLDAIQGTSKQSRGNSPHVDTCHTMGADTIMDAERNVSLSSYVLSLPAEGNSETIGEISNHIEVAGTCSLVSEESGPSTDIQNQIHDAVEELPVTDELIDAKLTKNTQSDSETIGLPDEGDSKSIVENPSQLEITGTCSMVSERSTPPMDNQNHINDALNEELAVTDNSKADELIEAKVTKNVDSSGGSDVSGKTCVLAGTEDEHLGYNSEVTDHVDTAFENDISLTPDGSTLQKNRNEEAAADDEMVNGKATPSPEEALVKPSDNIGESGTLSEKRVTREPILIYRTQAKPKWHDMKENAPNSKIVDNLNVTAPRTSKRQPLQDLRKN; from the exons ATGGATTTTCATGGAATGAATCGGAAAAATCTACAAATCCTATGTAAAAAGCATGGGATCCCTGCGAATCTCAAGAACATCGAGATGGCTAATCGACTCGCTTCTCTTATTTTCCAG AAGGAAGATGAAGAAACTGTAACGGAAACGAAGGAGGAGGAGGCGAATCTAGTTGCTAGCAGAAAAGCTAAGAAAGTAAGATTCAGTCATGAGACTGATAATCAAATTTTCGAATTCACTCGATCGGTTAAGAAGAGTGTTAGAACGCGTCGTAGTCGCGGCCAAGATGGGGATGCTAAAGCTCCTCCTCAGCCAGGTGGAGGTATAGAGCTAAGGCGGTCGAAGCGGAGTGTGTCTAAGGGGATAGgatctaatggagatgatgtgTCAAACTCGATAAGTGGGATTGGCTCTAGTGGTAGTGTTCAAGAAGAG TTGGAAGATAAAGGTATCCAGGATGGGAGACGGTCCACGAGACTTGCTGGTAAAATTGAGAAATCATGCGTGGAAGGTGGGACATCTAAGTCAGTAGCTTTATTACCTGCTGCTAAGCGGTCAAAGCGAATTGGCTCTGGTGGTAGTAGTACTCAAGAAGAGGGTAAAGATATTGATTTGAATGCTCCAGAACGGTTTGAAGATAGAGATGTTCAGGGTGGGAAACGGTCTAGGCGACTGGCTGCTAAAACTGAGAAATCATTTGAGGAAGGTGGGACATCCAAGTTAGTAGCTTTAGTTCCTGATGCTAAGCGGTCAAAGCGAATTGGCTCTGGTGGTAGTACTCAAGAAGAGGGTAAAGATACTGATTTGAATGCTCCAGAACGGTTTGAAGATAGAGATGTTCAGGGTGGGAAACGGTCTAGGCGACTGGCTGCTAAAACTGAGAAATCATTTGAGGAAGGTGGGACATCCAAGTTAGTAGCTTTAGTTCCTGATGCTAAGCGGTCAAAGCGAATTGGCTCTGGTGGTAGTACTCAAGAAGAGGGTAAAGATACTGATTTGAATGCTCCAGAACGGTTTGAAGATAGAGATGTTCAGGGTGGGAGACGGTCTAGGCGACTGGCTGCTAAAACTGAGAAATCTTCTGAGGAAGGTGGGATGTCAAAGTCGGTGACTTTATTGCCTGCTGCTAAGCGGTCAAAAGAACTTGTAGACGTGGTTAACAAAGAAGATGAAAGGGAAATAGGAGAACCTAATAGGAAGGGTGGTGGTTCTAAAGTTGAAATGGTGCGTAGGCGGTCTATGCGGTTTGTGAATGAGCAGACCAGTGCTCAGGATCAGAGAAGGTCAGTGAGGCTTAAAGCTAGTGTGGAGAACACATCAATGGGGCAAGCGAAGAATGATTCAGTGAAGGCTTCAAGAGTAGTTAAAGGGAATCTAGTTGATAAGAAGACGGATGAGAATCTTGTCAAATCGAAAAGAGTTACTAGAAATATGAAGCGGGGCAGATCAGGAGAGCCAGAGGTGGACATTGGAGCTGCATCAAACCAAAGCAACCTAACGCCTAAGAAGACTTTGAATGAGTTCGTTCACTTTGAGCAAGAAGAAGCTTGTGGAGCTGATGTTAAAGCTGGAGGCTCTTCCAAGAATCAAGAATGCATTAAGGATAAGCCTCAAGGAATAATAATAACTGAGGACTCTCCTTCTTTCTCCCAAGCCAAAGCTGCAGAACCTGTTAGGATGCTTGAGAAGGTTTTAGACCCTACACTGGATAAGTCAGATGATAGTTCACAAAGGTCAAACATCCGAGAGATTAATTGTGAACGTATGGAAGAAGAATGTGAAGAGAAACTTGAGCGAGAGACAGTTTCTATGCCCCTGATGGAGGAGGAAAAAGAGGAAGTATCACCACGCTCTCTAAGCAGCCCAAAAGATAAGCTACACGTCCCTACTGGCCATATCATTGTTAAGGATAGTGCTTCAACAGTTATAGCAGAGGAAAGTACCAAAACAAAGGACGAAACCCTTATTTACTCTCCTGAATCTGAGCTTAAGGAGACTAGCTCTATAGCTAAGTTAGCAAACGTTGAAG GAAGTCTGGAAAACTCAACTGAACGTTGGAAAGAGATTCACTCAGGCAAAGATGATGAGAAAGGTTCCTTGGAGAACGTACAAGCAGAAAATTTGCATGGGAACGTTTCTGAATGCAACACTGAGAGTAGCAGTGCAGAAGAAGAAATGGAGATTAGTAAGATCGGTGGTCTGAGTGTTGCTCACTGTGTAAATTTAATACCAGAAAAACTTTTGGGTGAGTACTCTCAGTTAGAGCCAGAAGAAGCAGAGCGGCCTAACGTGGAAGCTAGAAGCTCTTCCCAGAAAGTGAAGAAGATAGTGGCTCAAGAATTCGTAAAAGATAAGCCACAAGAAGTGGCTGACGACTCACCTTCTACATCTGAAACCAAAGCTACAGAACCTACTGTGATTTCTGAGAATGTTTTGGATTCTACACGGACAGTGTCAGGTGAGACGTCAGCGGTGAGAAACAGTCACGAGTTGAATTCTGAAGTTTTGGAAGAAGGACGTGAAGAGAAACATGAGCTAGCCATGACTAAGAAAGACCAAGTGGAAACATCATCACTCTCTGAATTTCTTACTGAGCGCTCAGAAGTGAAAACCTGCCTAGATAACCGCATCACTAGCTGTTCTCTATCTGTGGAAGCTACTTTGTCTCCTGCTTCAGTACAATTAGCAATGAGCAACCCGGAAGCCGATCTAGGCGTGCCTACTGGCAATGATATTGTTTCGACGGTTATAACCAAGGAGGAAACCCTTATTTTAACCCCTACATCTGAGCTTAAGGAGGATAACGCTGGTGCTAAGATATCAAAAGTAGAAG CAATCCTGGGAAACTCAGCTGAATGTTGCAAAGAGGATGAGAAAGGTTCCTTGGAGAAGGATGTCCAAGCAGAAAATTTGCATGTAAACTTTTCTGAATGCATCACTGAGAAGAGCAGCTCAGAAGAAGTGGAGATTAGTAAGGACGGTTGTAAGAGTGCAAATCTGACGCCAGAGAAACTTTTGGATACGTACACTCAATTGGTGCCAGAAGAAGCAGGGGGACCTAATGTGGAAATTAGAAGCTCTTCCAAGAGAATGAAGACAGTGAGTTCagaatgcctaaaagagaatcCACAAGGAATGGCTGAGGAGTCGCCTTCTACATTCGTGACCAAAACTGCAGAAACTCTCATGATGTCTGAGAATGTTTCAGTTGATATTTCACCGGTGGGAAACACTCAAGAGTTGTATCCTGAACTTACGGATGAAGAACGTGAAGAGAAACAAGAGCTAGACATAGTTCTGGTGGCTGAGACagagaaggagaaaaagaaagcatcatcatcatctgagcTATTTGTGGAAACCACTCCACCTCCTCCTTCTTTAGTACAGATAGCAGTGAGCAACCCTGAATCCGAGCTAAGTGTGCCTACTAGACATATCCTTGTTAAGGATATTGTTTCAGTAGTTATTGCTGAGGAAGATATTAAAACCGAGGAGGTTCCTAAATCAGTGCAGAGCTTTGTAGCTAAATTTGCAGAAACAGATG CAGTCCTGGAAAATTCAGCTGAATGTTCGAACAAGAGTCTTTCAATCAAATATGATGGTAAAGGTTCCTTAGAGAAGGAAAAACAATCAGCAAAGCGACATGGAAACTTCTCTGAATACAACGCTGAGAATAGCAAtgcagaagaagaagcagacatCTGTAAAGTTGGTCGTATTAGCGCTGGTCATGGTGTATACCGGGAGAAGCTCGATGAGGTCGAGGATGAGAGTCTAATGAAATCTGTGCAAACAATTTCTAGTGAGAGAGGTTGTGAACCAAATCCGTTGGTGCTAAGTGGATCGTTGTCAACTGAATTTGCTTCTCACTCACACAAGGAAGAGAACGTTTCAGAGTGTTTGGAGGAAGAGGAAATGAAAGCTTTATCCCAACCTACACCAATAAATAAAGCTGCTAGCAACGAACTTGACAGTTCATCTCTATTCACTACCCCCGAGAGGAACTTGATGTTAATGGAGCAGCTCAGCGAAAGTGGAAAGATCTGTGAAGCTCATATAGTGACCCAGCACAATGATGAAGCAGTAGAGTCTGTTGTTTTCACAACTCCTGAAAAAGTTTTACTGCTGGGTGATTCTGGGCTAGATGAGGTGGGAAAGGAAGAGGAGCATACAACCACAGACTTTCCTGATGAATCTGATATTCTCAATACCAGCCAAAATGAAGCTTTTAATGAAGGAGAAAGAATAGAGGTTGAGCTTCATGACGAGCCTAACATTACCGCTAGCCCACTGAGACAATCCAGTGTAGGAGACTTCAAAGAAGATAGAAACGAAAGGAATGAAGAAAATCGGACTGTTGAGCTCCATTGTGAATCCGGCACTTGCACTGGACAGGATAAACATGATGGAGCAGAGAATAGTGGAGGAAACAAAGATATGGAGTTATATGAAGAATCTGTTGTTTTCACTGGTCTGGAGGAGAGGCATGAGCTTTTTGGGGATTCTAGAGAAGATGAACTCAATATGGATGCACAGTTCTATGACGAAGCTGGATTATCCACTGAGATGCACAAAGATCTACCTTTAGCAGACCCTGAACTAGGCAAAGCAGGATGGCTAGAAATTAATAATGATGACAAGTCAGGTAGCCTGGAGGGGCGATTGTTAAATGGAGACtctgaacaaaagaaaacaaaaaaggcgCCTGCAGAGTTTCATGATGAGTCTGCTGTTCCCAGTATTCCAGAAAGACATCCATTCCCGGAAGAGTCTGAACAGGAAGAAGCTGCAAAAAGTGAAGAAAACAATGCTTTGGAATCGCAAGCTGACTGTGACAACTTCACTGCCGCCAACGTAAATGCTAAGTCTCATGATATGTCCGATGTTCTCACTGCTTCTGAAAGCCACTCTATTATGGGAGCCTTTGAGCCAGATGGAAAAGAAAACAAGGATGTGGAATTGTTGGGTGAATCTAACATTTCCACAAACGAAGAGTCTGGACAAGATGgaaagataaaatataatacagcAGCCACTTGCGAAGAGTCTTCTTTTTTCATTTCTCCAGAAAGGCGACACCATCTAGGAAACACTGAACCACACACTGCTGGAAAGCAAGAACGAAAGGAAGTGGAGTTCAAGGACGAGTCTACCTTCTTCACTAGGCTCGAGACTCGTTTACTTTTGGGAGAGTCTACTCAGGACCGTCTTGATAATGGCAAGTCTGGCTCAGCCAAGTATCAAAGCCATCATGCTTCTTCTCCCAAAGTTATTTTGAAGGACGACAGTGTGGCTCGGGAATGTCAAGTTGCAGCTCCAGATTTCAGAGAAAACACTATTGTTGATTCAAGTGGTAGTATCGCATCCAAAGTTTCTTATAGCCATGAGTTCAGTGCCGGGGAAGTATCTGCAGGTGCAGAGTTTATGCCAAAAGCTTCTCAGGCAAAAAATGTTGCAGGTCTAGATGCCATACAAGGGACATCAAAGCAAAGCAGAGGGAATTCTCCACATGTTGACACATGCCATACTATGGGGGCTGACACTATCATGGATGCAGAAAGAAATGTTTCCTTGAGCTCCTATGTTCTTTCCTTACCAGCTGAAGGTAATTCTGAGACGATTGGCGAAATTTCCAACCACATAGAAGTTGCTGGAACCTGTTCGTTGGTGTCTG AAGAATCTGGCCCTTCCACAGACATTCAGAATCAGATACATGATGCAGTGGAGGAACTGCCAGTAACAG ACGAGCTCATAGATGCAAAGTTAACCAAGAACACTCAAAGTGATTCCGAGACAATTGGCTTACCAGATGAAGGTGATTCCAAGTCAATTGTTGAAAATCCCAGCCAACTTGAAATTACTGGGACCTGCTCCATGGTGTCAG AAAGATCTACCCCTCCCATGGACAATCAGAACCATATAAATGACGCTCTGAACGAGGAACTGGCAGTAACAG ACAATAGCAAAGCAGACGAGCTCATAGAAGCAAAAGTAACGAAGAACGTTGACTCTTCAGGTGGCTCTGATGTCTCTGGAAAGACATGCGTCTTAGCTGGAACAGAGGATGAGCACTTAGGCTATAATTCTGAAGTAACTGATCATGTTGATACTGCATTTG AGAACGACATCTCTCTAACTCCTGATGGATCTACTCTTCAGAAAAACAGGAACGAAGAAG CTGCGGCAGATGATGAAATGGTTAATGGAAAAGCTACTCCGAGTCCTGAAGAAGCCTTGGTTAAGCCATCTGATAACATTGGTGAATCAGGTACGTTATCAGAGAAGCGAGTAACAAGAGAACCGATCTTGATTTACAGAACACAAGCGAAGCCTAAATGGCATGACATGAAAGAGAATGCACCAAACTCAAAGATTGTGGATAATCTTAACGTAACAGCTCCAAGGACATCGAAGAGACAGCCGCTCCAAGACTTGAGGAAGAACTAG